One part of the Gossypium raimondii isolate GPD5lz chromosome 1, ASM2569854v1, whole genome shotgun sequence genome encodes these proteins:
- the LOC105785281 gene encoding lysine-specific demethylase JMJ21, whose translation MENSHESQSLHLKDRRVDALGNFNLLPDELICAILDYLTPRDIARLACVSSVMYIFCNEEPLWMSLCLKKVNGPLPYKGSWKKTTLHLENLPNKYIDYCRKPLQFDGFHSFFLYKRLYRCHSTLDGFSFDDGNVERQNVLSKEQFDREYDRKKPVLLTGLAECWPARTNWTIDKLLLKYGDTAFKISQRTAGKISMKFKDYVSYMNEQHDEDPLYIFDHKFGESAPGLLEDYNVPQIFQEDFFDVLDRDSRPPFRWLIIGPERSGASWHVDPALTSAWNTLLCGRKRWALYPPGRVPLGVTVHVNDEDGDVNIDTPSSLQWWLDYYPLLADEDKPIECTQLPGETIFVPSGWWHCVLNLETTVAVTQNFVNPRNFEFVCLDMAPGFQHKGVCRVGLLAVDGGCLMNMEKNMSCDKDNFNNSDLTRKEKRVKILRSQESENHEETANAASRRYNLWKHGFSYDINYLTMFLDREKDHYTSPWSSGNCIGPREMREWLSRLWVGKPRMRELIWKGACLAINADKWLECLGKICSFHNLPFPNDDEKLPVGTGSNPVYVMDEYVVKIFVEGGLEASILGLGTELEFYNTLCEVDSPLKNYIPTVLASGILHLENGSFEIDSWDGKKVPDVLAKCNLIPETGKGDVFPFGIRSKKLFEYRKAGLPESGPDSSAGSNSIWPYLITKRCKGKIYAELRDELSWEDVLNLASFLGEQLQNLHSLPYPSLGNSSLSVVEQKKEFSFANGMDINVACNELDIHIPAEWEIFVRTLSQKKKDVSSRLNKWGVPVPEKLMEKIDGYLPDDFLKLLFISEQNGMKRALKPLSWIHSDIMDDNVYMEPCCTFGSNEIAALTDNGSVNGHNNGGEVKSWRPNYIIDFSDLSIGDPLYDVIPIHLDVFRGNSSLLKQFLQCYKLPLMRKTPENRSITANDKFRRLSYQAMCYCILHDENVLGAIFSLWTELQTAETWEEVEQIVWGELNNYQGVACHVTPTPNL comes from the exons ATGGAAAATTCTCATGAATCCCAGAGTTTGCATCTCAAAGACCGCCGCGTGGATGCCCTGGGCAACTTCAACCTCCTCCCCGATGAACTCATTTGTGCCATCTTAGATTACCTCACTCCTCGAGATATAGCTCGTCTCGCTTGTGTCAGcag TGTTATGTATATATTCTGCAATGAAGAGCCGCTTTGGATGAGCCTTTGCCTCAAGAAAGTCAACGGTCCACTTCCATACAAAGGCTCTTGGAAAAAGACGACGTTGCATTT AGAGAATTTGCCGaataaatatatagactattGCCGAAAACCATTGCAGTTTGATG GATTTCACTCTTTCTTCTTATACAAAAGATTATATAGGTGCCATTCTACATTAGACGGGTTTTCTTTCGATGATGGAAATGTTGAAAGACAAAACGTTTTATCGAAGGAACAGTTTGATCGCGAATATGATAGGAAAAAACCG GTTTTGCTCACTGGATTGGCCGAGTGTTGGCCCGCAAGGACTAATTGGACAATTGACAAACTACTGCTCAAATATGGAGATACAGCATTTAAGATCTCTCAAAGAACTGCTGGAAAAATTTCAATGAAATTCAAGGATTATGTATCATACATGAACGAACAGCATGATGAGGATcctctttatatttttgatcACAAG TTTGGAGAATCTGCACCTGGGTTGTTGGAAGATTACAATGTGCCCCAAATATTTCAAGAAGACTTCTTTGATGTTCTAGATAGAGATAGTCGACCACCATTCAGATGGCTTATCATTGGGCCAGAGAGGTCTGGTGCCTCTTGGCATGTTGATCCAGCACTTACCAGCGCCTGGAATACTCTTCTATGTGGTCGTAAAAG GTGGGCGTTGTATCCTCCTGGAAGAGTTCCTTTGGGCGTTACAGTGCATGTAAATGATGAAGATGGTGATGTCAACATTGATACTCCATCATCATTACAG TGGTGGCTAGATTATTATCCACTTCTTGCTGATGAAGACAAGCCAATTGAGTGTACTCAGCTACCTGGGGAGACGATATTTGTTCCAAGTGGATGGTGGCACTGTGTCCTGAATTTGGAAACAACTGTTGCAGTGACACAAAATTTTGTAAATCCAAGGAACTTCGAATTTGTATGTCTAGATATGGCTCCAGGATTCCAACATAAAGGAGTTTGTCGTGTTGGATTACTTGCTGTTGATGGAGGCTGTTTAATGAACATGGAGAAAAACATGTCCTGTGACAAagacaattttaataattcagaCCTGACTAGGAAAGAGAAGCGGGTCAAAATTCTAAGATCCCAAGAGAGTGAAAATCATGAAGAAACAGCTAATGCTGCTTCTAGAAGATATAATTTATGGAAACATGGTTTTTCTTATGATATAAATTACTTGACCATGTTTTTGGATAGAGAAAAGGACCACTATACTTCTCCATGGAGCTCGGGCAATTGCATAGGGCCGCGAGAAATGAGGGAATGGCTTTCCAGGCTTTGGGTTGGAAAACCGAGAATGAGAGAGCTGATTTGGAAG GGAGCATGTCTTGCAATAAACGCAGACAAATGGTTGGAGTGCTTGGGGAAAATCTGCTCATTTCACAATTTGCCTTTTCCCAATGATGATGAGAAGCTTCCTGTGGGAACAGGCAGCAATCct GTTTATGTCATGGATGAATATGTGGTTAAAATCTTTGTTGAAGGAGGGCTGGAAGCTTCAATACTTGGTTTAGGCACTGAG CTTGAATTCTACAACACTCTTTGTGAAGTTGATTCCCCTCTGAAAAACTACATTCCTACTGTATTGGCTAGTGGGATTCTGCACTTGGAAAATGGATCTTTCGAAATTGATTCTTGGGATGGTAAAAAAGTTCCTGATGTGCTTGCAAAGTGCAATTTGATTCCAGAAACGGGAAAAGGTGACGTTTTCCCCTTTGGTATACGGAGCAAGAAACTGTTCGAATATAGAAAAGCTGGATTACCAGAATCTGGACCAGACAGTTCAGCTGGATCAAATAGTATCTGGCCTTATCTTATAACAAAGCGTTGCAAAGGAAAGATTTATGCTGAGTT AAGAGATGAACTATCATGGGAAGATGTGCTTAACTTAGCTTCCTTTTTAGGAGAGCAACTGCAAAACCTTCATAGTTTACCGTATCCTTCCTTGGGAAATTCATCTCTTTCAGTTGTTGAACAGAAAAAAGAGTTTTCTTTTGCCAATGGCATGGACATCAACGTTGCCTGCAACGAGTTAGATATTCACATTCCAGCTGAATGGGAAATCTTCGTGAGAACTCTAAGCCAGAAGAAGAAGGATGTTTCCAGCCGCTTGAATAAATG GGGGGTGCCAGTTCCTGAAAAGCTGATGGAGAAAATTGATGGATACCTCCCTGATGATTTTCTGAAGCTGCTTTTTATATCTGAG CAAAATGGCATGAAAAGAGCTCTAAAGCCTTTGTCATGGATACACTCGGATATTATGGATGATAATGTTTACATGGAACCATGCTGTACATTTGGCTCAAATGAAATTGCCGCCTTGACGGATAACGGTTCAGTGAATGGGCATAATAATGGTGGAGAAGTGAAATCTTGGCGCCCTAATTACATCATTGATTTCAGCGATCTTTCTATAG gCGATCCCCTATATGACGTGATACCAATACATTTAGATGTTTTTAGAGGCAATTCTTCTCTCCTTAAGCAGTTTCTACAATGCTATAAACTTCCTTTGATGCGAAAAAcaccagagaacagatcaatcACTGCTAATGACAAGTTCAGACGACTTTCATACCAAGCTAT GTGCTACTGTATTTTGCATGATGAGAATGTCTTGGGTGCTATATTTAGTCTATGGACTGAACTTCAAACAGCAGAAACATGGGAAGAAGTTGAGCAAATTGTTTGGGGAGAATTAAATAACTATCAAGGCGTTGCCTGTCATGTTACTCCCACTCCAAATTTATAA